Proteins from a genomic interval of Phocoena phocoena chromosome 20, mPhoPho1.1, whole genome shotgun sequence:
- the LOC136140225 gene encoding LOW QUALITY PROTEIN: interferon-inducible GTPase 5-like (The sequence of the model RefSeq protein was modified relative to this genomic sequence to represent the inferred CDS: inserted 3 bases in 2 codons; deleted 2 bases in 2 codons), with the protein MATSKLPAVPGEEENTILMAKEELEALHTAFESADIPQATSCLRELLTSFESTRLEVGVTGESGXGKSSLINALRGLGAEDPGAALAGVIETTMQPSPYPHPQFPDVNLWDLPGASSPGCPADKYLKQVDFGRYDFFLLVSPRRCGAVETRLASEILRQGKQFYFARTRTQRPSGFSEAAALQDVREHCAERLRGAAERPAGRERPARLPRANLSPARHDFPLLVSAWEHDLPAPRRQAGLLSLPDVSLEALRKKTDILQEQVLKTALVLGVIQALLGPAXAAAYDNSLLVCSLRGYHRSFGPDDDSLDKLAEQVGKQAGDLHAGILSPLANEVSPETVLRLYSQSSDGAMREAGAFEKGIPLFGTLVAGGISFSTVYTMLRGCLNEMAEDAQQVRIKALEEEGSQPEVSLQAAGDNGVEKRGSREGSGEADPLSTCQKLGLLLKYILHSWKKRDLSDTNESAAPNPLPHPQTKPYRNQPNRQKRLKMRAVAEGRGVEG; encoded by the exons ATGGCTACTTCGAAGTTGCCAGCGGTGCCCGGGGAGGAGGAGAACACCATCCTCATGGCCAAGGAAGAGCTGGAGGCCCTACACACAGCCTTCGAGTCGGCCGACATCCCCCAGGCCACCTCCTGCCTCCGGGAGTTGCTGACCTCTTTCGAGAGCACCCGGCTGGAGGTGGGCGTCACAGGCGAGTCGG GAGGCAAGTCGTCCCTCATTAACGCCCTCCGTGGCCTGGGCGCCGAGGACCCCGGCGCGGCCCTCGCTGGCGTCATAGAGACCACAATGCAGCCCTCGCCCTACCCGCATCCGCAGTTTCCAGACGTGAACCTGTGGGACCTGCCGGGGGCCAGCTCTCCAGGCTGCCCGGCCGACAAGTACCTGAAGCAGGTGGACTTCGGCCGCTATGATTTCTTCCTACTGGTCTCCCCCCGCCGCTGCGGCGCCGTGGAGACCCGCCTGGCCTCCGAGATCCTGCGCCAGGGCAAACAGTTCTACTTCGCGCGCACGCGCACCCAGCGACCCTCGGGCTTCAGCGAGGCGGCGGCCCTGCAGGACGTCCGCGAGCACTGTGCCGAGCGGCTGCGTGGGGCCGCTGAACGACCCGCGGGCCGTGAACGACCCGCGCGTCTTCCTCGTGCCAACCTCTCGCCCGCGCGCCACGACTTCCCGCTGCTCGTGTCCGCCTGGGAGCACGATCTGCCCGCGCCCCGTCGCCAGGCCGGCCTGCTGTCGCTGCCCGACGTCTCGCTGGAGGCCCTGCGGAAGAAGACGGACATACTCCAGGAGCAGGTGCTCAAGACGGCCCTGGTGTTGGGCGTCATCCAGGCTCTGCTCGGGCCGGC GGCGGCCGCCTACGACAATTCATTGCTCGTCTGCTCGCTGCGCGGCTACCACCGCAGCTTCGGCCCGGACGACGACTCGCTAGACAAGCTGGCCGAGCAGGTGGGCAAACAGGCAGGCGATCTGCACGCGGGCATCCTCTCCCCGCTGGCCAACGAGGTCTCGCCCGAGACTGTCCTGCGGCTCTACTCCCAGTCGTCCGACGGTGCCATGAGGGAGGCCGGGGCCTTTGAGAAGGGCATCCCCCTGTTCGGAACGCTGGTGGCC GGGGGCATCAGCTTCAGCACTGTCTACACCATGCTCCGGGGCTGCCTCAACGAG ATGGCCGAGGATGCCCAGCAGGTCCGCATCAAGGCCTTGGAGGAGGAGGGGTCCCAGCCTGAGGTCAGCCTGCAGGCGGCTGGTGACAACGGCGTGGAAAAGCGGGGATCCAGGGAGGGGAGCGGCGAGGCAGACCCGCTCTCGACCTGCCAGAAGCTCGGCCTcctcctcaagtacattctccaCAGCTGGAAGAAGCGAGATTTGTCGGACACAAATGAAAGTGCggcccccaaccccctgcctcaCCCACAAACCAAGCCTTATCGAAACcaaccaaacagacaaaaaaggcTGAAAATGAGAGCAGTTGCTGAGGGGCGGGGTGTGGAGGGCTGA